A genomic region of Methanomassiliicoccus sp. contains the following coding sequences:
- a CDS encoding DUF5611 family protein: MEFDIKKGKGAALEGDGLKNLMKDIFGKVTEENGAYVTSFGATSRFEVKLISKSILSVASTSDKGASLDAMKQSNQKYNEFMERATGFTTKERSKRLQKKAKEGKL, translated from the coding sequence ATGGAATTCGATATCAAGAAGGGCAAGGGTGCCGCATTGGAAGGGGACGGACTGAAGAACCTGATGAAGGATATCTTCGGCAAGGTCACCGAGGAGAACGGAGCCTATGTGACCTCCTTCGGTGCTACTAGCAGGTTCGAGGTCAAGCTCATCAGCAAGAGCATCCTATCGGTCGCCAGCACCTCGGACAAGGGAGCAAGCTTGGACGCCATGAAGCAGTCCAATCAGAAGTACAACGAATTCATGGAGAGGGCAACGGGTTTCACCACCAAAGAACGTTCCAAGCGCCTGCAGAAGAAGGCCAAGGAAGGCAAGCTCTGA
- a CDS encoding archaeosine biosynthesis radical SAM protein RaSEA, with protein sequence MSLEDLQSPVSIWKEQDVIDGERVDAFVAILRTTGCWWSWQKGCLMCGYNSASSRQVTSQHLRSQLAQASQRYKGEKMVKIYTSGSFLDPREVPLDIRGEIFSTFQGADRVLVESRPEFITEENLQGVDPRAAVAIGLESANEEVLRKCVRKGFTVKDYTAAANVLREARLPLRTYLLLKPPYLTERAAVEDTIASIAYAAPLSESVSINPVNVQRDTVVDALWRKGSYRPPWAWSLVEVLRMGRRMTDTRLISSPSGGGTVRGVHNCDRCDRKILDAVQHFSFSQDLDHLEVPECGCRQHWLALMDLQDALGTSVDVDRYLSDELEFD encoded by the coding sequence TTGAGCTTGGAAGACCTGCAAAGTCCGGTGAGCATCTGGAAGGAACAGGATGTCATCGATGGTGAAAGAGTGGACGCCTTCGTGGCGATCTTGAGAACGACAGGTTGCTGGTGGTCGTGGCAGAAGGGTTGCCTGATGTGCGGGTACAACTCCGCCAGCTCCCGGCAGGTCACATCCCAGCATCTCCGCTCACAACTGGCCCAGGCCTCACAACGGTACAAGGGAGAGAAGATGGTGAAGATCTACACATCTGGGTCGTTCCTTGATCCTCGGGAGGTGCCCTTGGACATAAGGGGTGAGATCTTCTCCACCTTTCAGGGCGCGGATAGGGTGCTGGTAGAGAGCCGTCCAGAGTTCATCACGGAGGAGAACTTGCAGGGCGTGGACCCCCGGGCGGCCGTGGCCATTGGGCTGGAGTCAGCGAACGAGGAGGTCCTTAGGAAGTGCGTCCGCAAGGGCTTCACGGTGAAGGATTACACCGCCGCCGCCAACGTCCTCCGTGAGGCAAGGCTTCCCCTGAGGACCTACCTGCTGCTGAAACCTCCGTACCTCACCGAAAGGGCGGCAGTGGAGGACACCATCGCCTCGATCGCCTACGCTGCCCCGCTGTCGGAGAGCGTGAGCATCAACCCGGTCAATGTTCAGAGGGACACGGTGGTGGACGCCCTATGGAGGAAAGGCAGTTACCGTCCCCCATGGGCGTGGTCCCTCGTAGAGGTACTGAGGATGGGTCGTAGGATGACCGATACCCGCCTCATTTCCTCCCCGTCCGGGGGAGGGACCGTCAGGGGTGTTCACAATTGCGACCGTTGTGACAGAAAGATACTTGATGCGGTCCAACACTTTTCCTTCAGCCAGGACCTAGACCACCTTGAAGTGCCGGAATGCGGTTGCCGCCAGCACTGGTTGGCGCTGATGGACCTTCAGGATGCGTTGGGCACGAGCGTGGACGTTGACAGATACCTCAGCGATGAGCTGGAGTTCGATTAG